GAGTTAGTTAGTCTGTTAGTGCTTGACCACATTTGTACGCATTGCATGCAGGCCAGATTATGTGGCCATTATGGGGAAAAAAAGTTATGGGATGCTGCGTAAGTGCTAGACTTGGGCATGCATGTAGATAGGGATTAGTTAGTTGCCAGGTTATGGGTTAGTGGGCGAGAGTGCCAGAGTCCAACCCTTGTATATATGTTGCATATTGACACATAGTGGGCGAGAGTGCTGGATCGTTTCTCGTGTGAACCAAGGAGCTGACCTCTTGGCAAAGCCATTGTTCCTCTTCCTTGGTGctagtgtgtgtgtgggtgtgttccCTAGTCATATGTGTTGAGAGAGAAAGCAAAAGAAAGAGTTGTATGAGGCAACGGAGGAAGAAGCAGAGGTGCTGCAAGAGGCAGCGCCAACACTGCGTGCGTCCGTGCTGCTGTTGCGTGTGTGTGTTGCTGCCTGTGTGCtgctgtgtgtgtgcgtgtgcgtgtgtatgTGCTGCTACGTGTGTGCTACTGCCCTCGCACTGATGCTGCGTGTGTGTGCTACTGCCCTGCACACACACATATCACATGAGGGGCAAAAGGGTCTTTTCAAGTGCtatttaggctcaaaatggacggaagtgtcataaaaggcataaaatttaaactcgttgttagatagggaagaaaaagtttttcagtgtcaaataaggaaacgaaatttaagatagtgttaaataaggaattggAAAGTAACCTCCCCATCCTCTTAAGACAGGGGTGTGCCTAACAAACACTGTTTTTGAGTCACGCGACGCGACTAATCGCAAGTAGTCATCGACTAGTCAATGAGTCGCACTGCCACGGTTGACTCAAACCACTCGACTAGTCGAGACTAGTCACGACTCGTCGACCGGCCAGGCTTGACTCGTCATGAGTCGCTACCCCAGAACGACTCGTCGACTCTTCGACTCGAAAACCTTACTAACAAACATGGCTAGATATAAGATGGAAAATAAACTAAATGGTAAGTTAATAACACCTCAAAATCCTGCTTCGCCACCATAAGTTTCTGCCTCTTGCACCATGCCATAGTCCCCACCTTGGTGATAGTGTGTCATGTGTGTGGAATGATGGCATGTATAGACCCAAAAAGAAATGAATATGCGCCACAATGTATTTGGGTTGTCCAGATTGTGTATGCAGTCAATCATCATTTTTCCAGCCTGGATTGCCTATTGTGCCGTAGGCATCGAGAGTTACATATGTTGTTGATTATATTCGTTTGAGCATTTATgtcatgagttggtcgcgagatctgatgggtttcacctctagcctaccccaacttgtttgggactaaaggcttcgttgttgttgttgttgagcaTTTATGTCGTTCGCTTGTTGAAAAGCACTTTCAAAGTTACGCCAGTTGACACAAATAATATTTATTTTGCACATTCCAAAACTTGGCACATAGTGGTCATTCCAGTCATTCCAGTGTGTACTGCTTTGCTTTTCGTGATTCTGCGTATCATCATACTTGATTATGTGTTCATTGTCATTGCATATAGTTTAGTGATGGTAGACAACTGATCACAAACACCTTTAATTTTACATCAGGAATCTTCAATTGGTGACTGTAGAAATACTGGACATGTTGAGGCAGAAAATGTTGCTAATCCAGGTATGTTGCTGGAAGGAGCAGATTCTCTTGTTAGGGGATTTAATGCAAACACCGATGACACTGTTGATACAGATCAAGTCCACTTGGAGTCACCAGTTAGTCCAGCTACCTTACCAGTGTCTACTGAATTTGAAACTCAGACTTGCCAATCAAGTATGCATGTGGAACAAAGTGTAAGTGTACCCACCCAACAAAGTTTAGCAACTTGCCAACCAAGTATCTATCAAGTATGTCTCCTGAACAAATCTTGTGATTTGCAGCCTGAAGCGCAACAGTCAACCTCAATGAAAGATCAACCTGCAGAAAAACGAGCATGTATTGTGGGTCCTGAGGCAGCAATGCAGGATCAGTCAGCAGAGGCTGAGCGAGCAGGTACCTTGGGTGCCATATCAGCTCAGGTTTTGCCGCTTGAAATGCAATCATCATCAACCTCAATGCGGGGCGTTCCCTTTGTGTCTGGTCTGCAGAGTCCGTCTGTCCATCAAAGTGTAGTACCTTCATTGGATCCACATGCAGGAGTAGAGTTATCTGGCACTGTGACACCTCATGCTATACAACCACCAGCCTCAATGCCTGTGGAACAGAGTACCAGTCTGCCTGCCCAACAAAGCTTAGCAACATTGCGTCATCCACCAGCAGAAGCAGAACCAGCAGGTATTCTGGCCACAGAGGTAGCTTGCGATTTGCAGCCTGAAGCCCGACTGTCAACCTCAATGCAGGATCAACCTGCAGAAGAAGGAGCATGTATCTTGGGCGCCACTGCTGCTCGAGGTTCGCAGCCTGAAGTGCAACCATCAACCTCATTGGATTCACATGGCAGAGGAGAATCAACAGATACGTTGGGTGTGGTGACAGCTCCTGATATGCAATCAGAAATACAACCATCAGCCTTGATGCAGGATCAACCTGTGGCAGCAGAAGGAGCATGTGTTCTAGGCACGACAGTAGCCCAGGATTTGCAGCCTGAACTGCAAACAGCAACCACAGTTCAGCATGACCCACTTGAAAGAACACGCTCTGAAGAAAGGAGACAAGCTGGTTTTGAACCAAACACAGCAGCCAGTCCTGAGCATGATCTGCAGTCTGAAATACAGCCATCAGCCTTAATGCGTGATCGACCTGCAGGAGCAGAAGGAGCAGGTATGGTAGGCAGTACGGCAGCCCAGGATTTGCAGCCTGAACAGCAATTATCAACCACAGTTCAGCATATCCCTACCGGTCCTGAGCAGCCTACCCAACTCCCTCCAGTCACGCCATTGGTGTTTAATAATCCAATCATTAGTGATGAACCGCTGAGAAATGAGTTGGAAAAAATAATTCATTGGAGCACTTTGCTTGATAAAGGCCATGACGATaaggttttttttttgttttgtttgtctATTATCTGTTTTACTGTAAATTGCATGTGCTAGTCGTGAGTTTTTTTCATGTCTTCCTTGGCTGCACATCTATTTGTCAACAGAGATCACAACTTCAGGCAGAGCGCAACCAAGAATTAGAGAAGATAAACAGGAAGTATGACTCGTTAATTCAACAAGAAGATTCCGCTCATCGTCTGAAGCGGACTCAGTTGAATGGTATCTACCAGAAAGTTTACGTGAGCAAATCACTAGCTGAGAATTTCCGACGCCAGTTCACACCATCAGTTGCATCTCATGGTATCGGCCTAACTGTTGCTAGAGTATCTTGTTTGTTTTCCAAAACAATGATCTGGTCATAGCTAGTCTTTCAGCATTTAGCTCTGCTCGCTGTGATATGTCTGTTTAATACACATCTTTCGAAACGCTTCTTTTTCTTTTGATCAACATATAAGATGGAGCAGTGTTAAAAAAAAGAAGCAAAAGTGTTAAAAAAAACATATAAGATGGAGCATGGTGTCCTTGCATGATTCATTTACCAGCACCTTGTGTATATTTGGCTGTTTCTGTACGGTGAAACCTTTACATGTGTGATCTGTGAGGAGTGTCATTTTCTTGTTGTTTGTCACTTCCTTTTCAAGGAATCCCACGCTAGATGGTTGCATTACATTGATTTGAAAAGCCAAAGCACAATTTAAATCCATGATCTGTTGCTTACTCAGATGCTCCTTAATCGTTTGATCGTGCGAGTAATGGTTAGTTTTCTCCTTGTGCGTTTCAGGGAGATTGATGAACCCTGTAATGGAGCAGCTACCCGAGTCTTCTTCAGCGGCTCGGATCGCAGCATCGCCGTCGGTTATCCCATCACCATCCCCCGGAGTGGCAGCGCACAGTTCAGCAGAACCCTCCGTCCGCCCTCCGCCGGTGGCTCTACCATCCTCATCACGGACCGTCCAGTCACAGTCAGCCATGCCTGGCAATCTCTCTGGAGCAATATCATCGTCAGCCATGCCTGGCAATCTCTCTGGAGCAACATCATCGTCAGCCATGCCTGGCAATCTCTCTGGAGCAATATCACCGCCTTTTGTTCCAGCGCCTTCGCTACATGCAAGCCACGGACCCGCCGGACCACAGCTGCGCCCTGTCCAGCCACAATCAGTTCCACCCAGCATTCTCTACAGAACAATGCCACCTGCTATTCCGACACCTCGGCCACAGGGCAGCTACGGGCCCGCTGGAGCAGCAGCACAGCAGCTGCGTGCGCCCTCTCCTCATCTGCAGCACCTCAGGATGCGCCCGCCATATGTCATCCCCACagaccaccaccagcagcagcagcttcCTACCATCATAGGGGTTCCAGCGGGTGGGCAGTTTGCCACGGAGAGCCTAAGGCCGACGTTTCCGTTTCCGCAGCCAGGCGCCGTGCTAGCCTCCATGACTCCAGCAGGCTCGGCTCACCAACCAGTGCTGCCGTCAGCGTCAGGCTCAAGCCCAGCTACCCCGTCGTACCTTTTGCCACCTGGCCGGCATCTGGACCCTGTCTGGACGCCGAACCCCGCTCTCACGTATGCCCAGGTCCAGCAGCAGGCATCGTATCTGAACATGGCCttgggcggcagcagcagcagcacctcaGCAGGTCCGGCGGCGCCAGGAAGCCAGCAGCACGCCGGCGGCGCTCAGCTACCTGTCGTCCTCAACCATCCAGGCCTGGAACCGTCACCGCCGCCGAACAGCAACCCGTACATGCCGGCCAGGTTCGGCGTGGAGCCTGACAGCAGCAGTGGCGGCCCCAGCAACGCAGCAGGGCCGAGCGCGGAGGTCGTGTGCCTGTCCGACGACGAAGCCTAGTCGGCGCGATGTGTTGTAGGCCATCGTTTGCTTCACTTTTCTTGTGTTGTTGTCCTGAGTTGTCCACTTAGAAGCCGGTGTAGAGCCTTTAGCAGCGAATAGCATCCCTGTAGCCGAGAGATGCCCCTGTTGATATGGTAGCAATTTTTGAACTAACTCCAGTAAGTTGTTTATAGTAGTGCCGGTTGTTTCAGCGAATGCCCAATTAACCCTTTGCGTGTTCTGTGCGAATCTGACTGTGTGACTGACTGCCTGCCTGCTTTGGCCCTTGGTTAGGCCTTGTGATCTCTGACAGTCTGAATACAAGTAAGTGGAGTATTCCTCCGTCTCGatattcttgtcttagatttgtctagatacatccgAATACAAGTAAGTGGAGTATTCCTCCGTCTCGatattcttgtcttagatttgtctagatacggatgtatctaatactaaagcGTGACTTGATACAtttgtatttagacaaatctaagacaagaattttgggacggagggagtacatttttagGTTGGCGCAAGGATTTGGTCTCCGCTGGGAAATGGGGCTAGGTGAGGTGGCTGAGCTGCCTTGCCTTGGATCCGATCTGGTGGGAAAATAACCAGCCTGCTGTGAGAGGCAGAAAATGTGTGTGCTGTGTAGACATGCCGAGGTATGGCGCGGTAAGTCAACTGAAGTGCACATGGGCATGTGTAGCATGGGAGGAACCCGATCTGGGTCCAGAGGGGAATGTggcactccctccgttccgaattacttgtcgcaggtaaggatgtatctagatgtattttagttctagatacacccatttccgcgacgagtaatttggaccggagggagtattaactagtaatgcggcattatttattttattttaggtAAAGCTGGAGTTATACTCGGTGAATCCACGTCATTTACCGGTATACCTTGTCCAGCTCTTTTTTGGGTGGTCTGGTGAGGGGCAGCTGAAGGAACGGTGGACGGTGTTTTTACTGCCATTTTCTTCTTGTTACGTTTATTTATGTATTTTGTGGAAGAGGTGTGGACGGTGCCCCGTGGAACTGCAAGCGGTGCGGTGCGTGCTGGTGGGACGTGCGTGCGTACGCGGCGGGGCATGAATCGGGAGCGCGTGACTGGCATGATTGCTTGTGGGGGAGGGAGTattggattgaatttgggggcggtGTCGTGCGTGAGGACGGACAGACAGGCCCAAGCCAAGAGGTGGAGGAGTGGACTCGGCCGCATCTCTCACCTCATCCTGCCCCTCCCTGCTCTACTGGAGTGGAGTAAGCAGGCCATTAACGACGGCCTTATTACTGGCCTGACCAACGGGTCGAGCGCATTCAACTCGAGCGAGCGCAATCAGACAAACAGAAACGCCCCCCAGACCCACGCCCCATCCCTTCCCAGGCACGCGGGCGGACAGGCGGCGATGGAGACGGCAGCGGACACGGTGGAGCTCCATGGATGAAGCTCGGGCCAGCTCAACAGCGGGCGAGGACGAGGACTGAGGTACCCACCTTCCCTTCTCCGCTCCTTGTTGCCTGCTTCCTCGCTCGGTTCGACGCGCGGATTTCTTCCTGAAACCTCGGCTCGCCACAAGCCTGATTCCAGTTTGTGTTCTGTctgcttcttcctctgctccgcaAGCGCGCGCGATGAGACCACGGCCTCCTACAGTGTGCAGCCGGCCTCACTTCACCTCAGGTTCAGGCTCACACCACCGGCATGCAGTGCATGCCAACATGGGCGTCTGTGTGCCTGACGGCAAGATGCCATCTCAAGTGTCGTGCAGCACTACTGTCTACGCAACCCATCCATCGCCTGTGTCTACCTTGGCAATTCCACACTTACACTCTGCAAGATCGCAGAATGATTCCTTGCTCCACCTCCTGCTCCTGCTCCACAGCACACTTGTTCTCTCCCCTCGAGGTCCAAGGACGGTAGCTTTTTCTTCGTCGTCCCAGTCTTCCTACCTGCCTGGGGAGTGGTAATTTACTCGCTCCAACGTGCTCTGCCCGCACAATTCTTCTCACCTTTTACCCCGCAACCAAGATTCTACTTGCATTGTCTCTAGTAAGTTAAGTTGGATCTCCACTGCTTTTGTACCGGGGAAGGAATCCTCGGCCCTGCCATTCACATGGACACACAACAATGGGACTTCAAATCTTCCTCCGGTTTCACCTTTACTAGTACCTCGGATGCTGTCTTACTGCAGCAGCATTATTAGTTTTAGTATCACCCCCTGTCAGTAAGGCCACTAGTTTAATCCTGTCCTACTATGCTCATCCTAGGCCACCCTCCTCAC
This genomic stretch from Triticum aestivum cultivar Chinese Spring unplaced genomic scaffold, IWGSC CS RefSeq v2.1 scaffold200227, whole genome shotgun sequence harbors:
- the LOC123172717 gene encoding nascent polypeptide-associated complex subunit alpha, muscle-specific form, coding for ESSIGDCRNTGHVEAENVANPDQVHLESPVSPATLPVSTEFETQTCQSSMHVEQSPEAQQSTSMKDQPAEKRACIVGPEAAMQDQSAEAERAGTLGAISAQVLPLEMQSSSTSMRGVPFVSGLQSPSVHQSVVPSLDPHAGVELSGTVTPHAIQPPASMPVEQSTSLPAQQSLATLRHPPAEAEPAGILATEVACDLQPEARLSTSMQDQPAEEGACILGATAARGSQPEVQPSTSLDSHGRGESTDTLGVVTAPDMQSEIQPSALMQDQPVAAEGACVLGTTVAQDLQPELQTATTVQHDPLERTRSEERRQAGFEPNTAASPEHDLQSEIQPSALMRDRPAGAEGAGMVGSTAAQDLQPEQQLSTTVQHIPTGPEQPTQLPPVTPLVFNNPIISDEPLRNELEKIIHWSTLLDKGHDDKRSQLQAERNQELEKINRKYDSLIQQEDSAHRLKRTQLNGIYQKVYVSKSLAENFRRQFTPSVASHGRLMNPVMEQLPESSSAARIAASPSVIPSPSPGVAAHSSAEPSVRPPPVALPSSSRTVQSQSAMPGNLSGAISSSAMPGNLSGATSSSAMPGNLSGAISPPFVPAPSLHASHGPAGPQLRPVQPQSVPPSILYRTMPPAIPTPRPQGSYGPAGAAAQQLRAPSPHLQHLRMRPPYVIPTDHHQQQQLPTIIGVPAGGQFATESLRPTFPFPQPGAVLASMTPAGSAHQPVLPSASGSSPATPSYLLPPGRHLDPVWTPNPALTYAQVQQQASYLNMALGGSSSSTSAGPAAPGSQQHAGGAQLPVVLNHPGLEPSPPPNSNPYMPARFGVEPDSSSGGPSNAAGPSAEVVCLSDDEA